In one Deinococcus psychrotolerans genomic region, the following are encoded:
- a CDS encoding M20 family metallo-hydrolase translates to MHDFTAARCERLERQVKELAAFSDSAVGVTRLTFSERYVDALKSLTALATSLGCQVHSDEAGNFHVTSAAAQHLGWTVAVGSHIDSVPMGGAYDGVAGVLCGFDILQSYPELPITVVIFAEEEGASFAGGLVGSRFASGKLTSVDLEQLLDGNGRSFAEGARWTREAVNVPQLVSTGTPHWRQYLEIHIEQGRVLQDGSARLGVVTDIVGLIQAELIFFGRADHAGTTPMTARSDAGVTAAQFIVDLEELVRQTGEKAVGTVGVLEFGPGAANVVPGRARLSLDLRDPDESNLRSLAERVKLHGQALAARRNQQFTYREELFSAPVPLDLSVVDGLGEAASQQGIQTQRMASGAGHDAMMMAGLVPAGMLFVPCLNGVSHSPEEWADVQDLVLAADTVAMYLHNAFDLTQ, encoded by the coding sequence ATGCACGATTTTACTGCAGCCCGGTGTGAACGCCTTGAACGTCAGGTCAAAGAACTTGCCGCGTTCAGCGATTCTGCCGTAGGAGTAACCCGCCTGACGTTCAGTGAGCGTTACGTGGACGCCCTCAAATCCCTCACAGCGCTCGCCACTTCACTGGGCTGCCAAGTACACAGCGACGAGGCCGGCAACTTCCACGTGACCTCGGCAGCAGCGCAACACCTCGGCTGGACGGTCGCTGTCGGCTCACATATCGACAGTGTGCCGATGGGCGGGGCTTATGACGGCGTGGCCGGTGTACTTTGCGGCTTTGACATTCTGCAGAGTTACCCCGAACTGCCCATCACGGTGGTGATTTTCGCCGAAGAGGAAGGAGCGAGCTTTGCAGGGGGACTGGTTGGCAGCCGGTTCGCCTCTGGAAAGCTGACTTCCGTAGACCTCGAACAGCTGTTGGACGGCAATGGAAGGTCGTTTGCCGAGGGAGCACGCTGGACACGGGAGGCAGTCAACGTGCCGCAACTTGTGAGTACAGGCACACCACACTGGCGTCAGTATTTAGAAATTCACATCGAGCAAGGCAGAGTGCTGCAAGACGGCAGCGCACGGCTGGGTGTGGTGACCGACATCGTGGGTTTGATTCAGGCGGAGCTGATTTTTTTTGGTCGCGCCGACCACGCAGGGACTACCCCCATGACGGCCCGCAGTGACGCAGGCGTAACCGCCGCTCAATTCATCGTCGACCTTGAAGAATTGGTTCGGCAGACTGGAGAAAAGGCCGTCGGGACAGTCGGGGTTCTAGAATTCGGGCCGGGGGCGGCAAATGTCGTGCCGGGCCGCGCACGCCTGAGTCTCGATCTCCGTGACCCGGATGAATCGAACCTGCGCTCACTCGCTGAGCGGGTGAAGTTGCATGGTCAGGCTCTGGCGGCCCGGCGCAATCAGCAGTTCACTTACCGGGAAGAACTGTTCAGTGCGCCTGTTCCCCTTGATCTGTCGGTGGTCGATGGTCTTGGGGAAGCGGCCAGTCAACAGGGAATTCAAACGCAGCGCATGGCAAGCGGCGCGGGCCACGACGCCATGATGATGGCCGGCCTCGTTCCGGCGGGAATGCTTTTCGTTCCCTGTCTGAACGGCGTCAGCCATTCGCCGGAAGAATGGGCGGATGTTCAGGATCTGGTGCTTGCCGCCGACACCGTAGCCATGTACCTGCACAATGCTTTTGATCTGACTCAGTAA
- a CDS encoding S10 family peptidase: MSENSDQPALEVEIKRTEKPEAKPRDEISVTRHSITVNGQTLNYTATAGTMVLAEEKHNKDGEFDGNLERARIFFVAYALDDQHPEERPVTFAYNGGPGSPSLWLHLGLLGPRRVVMGDAGQLTGPPYQLTDNEFTLLTHTDLVFIDPVSTGYSRVVEGENPSDYHGFKKDVESVGDFIRLWTARAGRWLSPKFLIGESYGTLRSAGLSGYLQERHGLFLNGLMLISAILDYATVDTTPGHDLAYVTHLPTQVATAWYHGKLGKQRSLETVLREAEAFADNEYASALHLGARLTPSARRQIAQQYAQMTGLSENFVLQNDLRVPLSRFCKELLRDQELTVGRLDSRFTGIDRDAGGSSTDYDPSYSAILGPYTATLNHYVRQELHFESDLAYEVLSGRTQPWSFKDFENRHVRVSDTLRSAMHQNPHLKVMVAAGYYDFATPYWAMRHTFDHLQLNQQLRGNIREAYYEAGHMMYVHLPSLAQQHRDLSEFIQWASKA, encoded by the coding sequence GTGAGCGAGAATTCTGATCAACCAGCTTTGGAAGTCGAAATCAAACGCACCGAGAAACCGGAAGCAAAGCCCCGCGACGAGATCAGTGTCACCCGGCACAGCATCACGGTAAACGGTCAGACCCTGAACTACACCGCCACCGCCGGAACGATGGTGCTGGCCGAGGAAAAACACAACAAGGACGGCGAATTTGACGGCAATTTGGAACGTGCGCGGATTTTTTTCGTGGCGTACGCCTTAGACGATCAGCACCCGGAGGAGCGTCCGGTGACGTTCGCCTACAACGGTGGGCCTGGAAGTCCTTCGCTGTGGCTGCACCTGGGCCTGCTCGGGCCGCGCCGGGTGGTCATGGGCGACGCCGGGCAGCTCACCGGGCCGCCTTACCAGCTCACCGACAACGAATTCACGCTGCTCACCCACACGGACCTCGTCTTCATCGATCCGGTCAGTACCGGGTACTCCCGCGTTGTGGAAGGAGAAAATCCCAGCGATTATCACGGCTTCAAAAAGGATGTCGAGTCGGTCGGTGATTTTATCCGGTTGTGGACGGCCCGTGCCGGGCGCTGGCTGAGTCCCAAATTTCTCATCGGTGAAAGTTACGGCACCCTGCGTTCGGCGGGGCTCAGCGGCTACTTACAAGAAAGGCACGGCTTGTTTCTGAACGGCCTGATGCTGATCAGCGCCATCCTCGACTACGCGACAGTCGACACGACGCCGGGGCACGACCTCGCCTACGTGACCCATTTGCCGACGCAGGTGGCGACTGCTTGGTATCACGGCAAACTCGGCAAACAACGCTCGCTGGAAACTGTTCTGCGCGAAGCGGAGGCGTTTGCGGACAATGAATACGCCAGTGCCCTGCACCTCGGAGCGCGGCTGACCCCCTCGGCCCGACGCCAGATCGCTCAGCAGTACGCCCAGATGACAGGTCTGAGTGAAAATTTTGTTTTGCAAAATGACCTACGCGTTCCGCTCTCACGCTTTTGCAAGGAACTCCTGCGCGATCAGGAATTGACTGTGGGCCGTTTGGACAGCCGCTTTACCGGGATCGACCGAGATGCGGGCGGCAGCAGTACCGACTATGACCCCAGCTACAGCGCCATCCTCGGCCCGTACACGGCTACGCTGAATCATTATGTCCGCCAAGAACTGCACTTCGAGTCCGATCTGGCGTATGAAGTGCTCTCCGGACGGACTCAGCCGTGGAGCTTCAAAGATTTCGAGAATCGTCACGTCCGCGTCTCGGATACTTTGAGAAGCGCCATGCACCAAAATCCACATCTCAAGGTGATGGTGGCCGCCGGTTACTATGATTTCGCCACACCTTACTGGGCAATGCGGCATACTTTCGACCACCTACAATTGAACCAGCAACTGCGCGGCAACATCCGTGAAGCCTACTATGAAGCGGGCCACATGATGTATGTTCACCTCCCGAGCTTAGCGCAGCAGCACCGAGATCTCAGTGAGTTTATCCAATGGGCTTCGAAAGCCTGA
- a CDS encoding M24 family metallopeptidase codes for MIKGIPLDETRTRVSRFTETFPPEMMGAVLSDDQYIYYLCAFHFIPTERPIMLVITREGERILFVPRLEEEHAKQASHADRVVSYPEYPGEVHPLKLFVKLLEELGLGQGTLGIDYDGYPHVLGYQGPVLSELISNPLRRMHPELDRLIAVKSPFEIELIRESCRWGNLAHRLLQKYTRVGEIETEVSMRASQEATRIMVETLAPYHKSNSRWQEGAVAGYRGQIGRNSSVPHAVGANLIFKEGDVLVTGAASAVWGYLSELERTMIIGTPTAKQKTYFDHMIAVQDIAFESMRAGVTASSVDQAVRQYFSKHHLEPYWRHHTGHSISMRYHEGPYLDTGDHSILEAGMVFTVEPGIYDPEVGGFRHSDTVMVTEQGVEFLTYYPRDLESLTLPV; via the coding sequence ATGATCAAAGGTATACCGCTGGACGAAACCCGTACGCGTGTCTCCCGTTTCACCGAGACGTTTCCCCCAGAGATGATGGGGGCAGTCCTATCCGACGATCAGTACATCTATTATCTGTGCGCTTTTCACTTCATCCCGACTGAACGCCCCATCATGCTGGTCATTACGCGGGAAGGCGAGCGCATTTTGTTTGTGCCGCGCCTCGAAGAAGAACACGCCAAACAAGCCTCACACGCCGACCGGGTCGTGAGCTACCCCGAGTACCCGGGTGAGGTGCATCCGCTCAAGCTCTTTGTGAAGCTGCTCGAAGAGCTTGGACTCGGCCAGGGGACATTGGGCATCGACTACGACGGTTACCCTCATGTGCTCGGCTATCAGGGGCCGGTTTTGTCTGAACTGATCAGCAATCCACTGCGGCGGATGCATCCGGAACTCGACCGTTTGATCGCGGTCAAATCGCCCTTCGAAATTGAACTGATCCGCGAAAGCTGCCGCTGGGGGAACTTGGCCCACCGCCTTTTGCAGAAGTACACCCGCGTGGGCGAAATCGAAACCGAGGTCAGCATGCGGGCTTCCCAGGAAGCGACCCGCATCATGGTGGAAACCCTCGCGCCGTACCATAAGTCCAACAGCCGCTGGCAAGAAGGGGCCGTCGCCGGATACCGGGGCCAGATCGGTCGGAATTCCAGCGTGCCGCACGCGGTCGGGGCCAATCTGATCTTTAAGGAAGGCGACGTGCTGGTGACCGGCGCTGCTTCTGCGGTCTGGGGCTATCTCAGCGAACTCGAGCGCACCATGATCATTGGAACGCCCACCGCCAAGCAAAAAACCTACTTTGATCACATGATCGCTGTGCAGGACATCGCCTTTGAGAGCATGCGGGCGGGTGTGACCGCTTCCAGTGTCGACCAAGCGGTTCGGCAGTATTTCAGCAAACACCACCTCGAACCGTACTGGCGACACCACACCGGCCACAGCATCAGCATGCGCTACCACGAAGGGCCGTATCTGGACACTGGCGACCACTCCATCTTGGAAGCAGGTATGGTGTTCACGGTCGAGCCGGGAATTTATGATCCGGAAGTGGGCGGCTTCCGGCACTCCGATACTGTGATGGTCACGGAACAGGGCGTGGAATTTCTCACCTACTATCCGCGTGACTTGGAAAGCCTGACCCTGCCGGTTTAA
- a CDS encoding ABC transporter permease, with translation MTTTTATPTQTSRRRLWRKVSRNRLTLLGLFIIGVMVLAVVLAPWLTPYDPVQVEVASKLQPPSAQHWMGTDQYGRDVLARIIYGTRYDLLIAVSAVAFAAGVGTPLGMIAGYFGGRTEGVIMRCMDLLLVFPDILLAITLAAVLGPSLSNAILAVSIIGIAGYARLAHSSTLTARELMYVEAARAVGMSTPQIIRKAILPNIVSPIMIRATLGMGFAVLLAASLGFIGLGAQPPTPEWGAMINEGRTQIISGAWWTSVFPGLAIVLLVTGFNLLGDGLRDIFDPRAAY, from the coding sequence ATGACAACGACAACTGCAACACCCACGCAAACATCCAGGCGGCGACTGTGGCGTAAAGTGAGCCGCAACCGCTTGACCCTCTTGGGCCTGTTCATCATCGGCGTCATGGTGCTCGCCGTTGTGCTGGCTCCGTGGCTGACGCCATATGACCCCGTTCAGGTCGAGGTGGCCAGCAAGTTGCAGCCGCCCAGCGCTCAGCACTGGATGGGAACCGACCAATATGGCCGTGACGTTCTCGCCCGGATCATCTACGGCACGAGGTACGATTTATTGATCGCGGTCAGCGCCGTTGCCTTCGCGGCAGGAGTCGGCACGCCGCTGGGAATGATCGCAGGCTATTTCGGGGGCCGCACCGAGGGCGTCATCATGCGCTGCATGGACCTTTTGCTGGTGTTCCCAGACATCTTGCTGGCGATCACCCTGGCCGCCGTTCTCGGCCCCAGCTTGAGCAACGCTATTTTGGCGGTGAGCATCATCGGAATCGCTGGCTACGCACGGCTCGCGCACAGTTCGACGCTGACGGCGCGGGAGCTGATGTATGTCGAGGCGGCCCGGGCAGTCGGCATGAGTACACCCCAGATCATCCGCAAAGCCATTTTGCCCAATATCGTTTCGCCCATCATGATCCGCGCCACTTTGGGAATGGGCTTTGCCGTTTTGCTGGCGGCCAGCTTGGGGTTCATCGGTCTGGGTGCCCAGCCGCCGACGCCGGAGTGGGGAGCGATGATCAACGAAGGACGCACGCAGATCATCTCCGGGGCATGGTGGACATCGGTCTTTCCGGGCCTGGCTATCGTTTTGCTCGTCACGGGCTTTAATTTGCTCGGCGACGGCCTGCGCGATATTTTCGATCCCCGAGCCGCTTACTGA
- a CDS encoding ABC transporter permease: MLTYLLRRLLLIPLIVLAISLVTFILVHLVPGDPASLYFGGQAVSEEALQNVRRQWGLDLPLPVQYLYYLGGVVRGNLGVATHTGQSVLSDIAARLPATVELTLIGMLLAVLIGIPLAVVAATRRNGWIDHTVRTLSLITLGVPTFWAGIVIIYLFNFVWRLLPPAVGRLPIDATPPTDITGLYLLDSLLTGNFSTFAATAFQLVAPALTVALGVIAVIIRMLRSSMVEQINQDYVRTARAKGLTSRQVMFKHALRNAIIPTITVVGIQLGYLLSGNALVETVFSWPGIGLYFIDSIQSLDYAAVLGVSMIAALIFALVNLGVDLLYAAIDPRIQYG, from the coding sequence GTGCTGACCTATCTGCTGCGCCGACTGCTGCTGATTCCACTGATTGTCCTGGCGATCAGCTTGGTGACGTTTATCTTGGTGCATCTGGTGCCGGGCGATCCGGCGAGCTTGTATTTCGGCGGGCAGGCCGTCAGCGAGGAAGCTCTGCAAAATGTTCGCCGCCAGTGGGGCTTAGATTTGCCGCTGCCGGTGCAGTATTTGTACTACTTGGGCGGGGTCGTGCGCGGCAACCTCGGCGTGGCGACCCACACGGGCCAAAGTGTACTCAGCGATATCGCGGCTCGGCTGCCAGCCACCGTTGAACTCACGCTGATCGGGATGCTGCTCGCGGTACTGATCGGCATACCCTTGGCTGTAGTCGCAGCGACGCGCCGCAACGGCTGGATCGATCATACGGTGCGGACGCTGTCGCTCATTACGTTGGGTGTACCGACGTTCTGGGCGGGCATCGTCATCATCTATTTGTTCAACTTTGTCTGGCGGCTGCTTCCCCCAGCGGTAGGCCGCCTGCCTATCGACGCTACACCTCCGACAGACATCACCGGTTTGTACTTGCTCGACAGTTTACTGACTGGCAATTTCTCCACTTTCGCTGCAACCGCTTTTCAGTTGGTCGCGCCAGCTTTGACGGTCGCGCTCGGCGTGATTGCGGTGATCATACGAATGCTGCGCTCCAGCATGGTCGAGCAGATCAATCAAGATTATGTCCGCACAGCCCGTGCCAAGGGTCTGACCTCACGTCAGGTGATGTTCAAGCACGCGCTCAGGAACGCCATTATTCCCACGATCACAGTGGTCGGCATTCAGCTCGGCTACCTGCTATCGGGCAATGCACTCGTCGAAACGGTCTTTTCTTGGCCGGGAATCGGGCTGTATTTCATCGACTCAATTCAGAGTCTGGATTACGCGGCGGTTCTGGGCGTGTCGATGATCGCCGCGCTGATCTTTGCTTTGGTGAATTTGGGCGTCGATCTGCTGTACGCCGCCATAGACCCGAGGATTCAGTACGGATGA
- a CDS encoding ABC transporter substrate-binding protein — translation MLNKRLWITLSAALLLSPAQAVSNPDTLYFGVYFEPASIDAHAITEWAGMWLDDNIYETLVRYKTKSVGGKLEGTTTLQPWLAQKYTASNGGKTYTFELRKNVKFQDGTALTADDVQFSLQRVLALDLGPAKQLKDCVDPAGIKVLDPLRVQVDLKNSCPSFLALLAQTNTGAIMSKAYVNKNGGVKPGQLNDYLRTHGMGTGPFTMGDTTAGVKFELNANPNYWGGKPKLAKIVFRVIKDLSNQYLLLRQGQLDVVYNLPSELLEQSMKESSLTVNKQSAIGAQTLYMNNTQKPFNDPKVRQALMYAVNQQELSDAATLGIAKPSRSVLPGALPGYTGNEWPYKTNLDKAKALLKEAGYPSGFASTIYYNSGNAEREKTAVTLQAQLAKVGIKVDVRSVAWPTFVDGYQTGKFPMFVVSNLAAPILDQYMTQNFDSGSAGAGGNYSFYKNPAVDKMIAQLSATTAPADRNALARRLQKTINTDLPLAPLYDVSLYYVMQKWVKGWTLYPSGNWYFKDVSKE, via the coding sequence ATGTTGAACAAACGTCTTTGGATCACCCTGAGTGCCGCGCTCCTGCTTTCTCCCGCGCAGGCGGTCAGCAACCCGGATACCTTGTATTTCGGCGTGTATTTTGAACCCGCCAGCATCGACGCCCACGCCATTACCGAATGGGCGGGCATGTGGCTCGACGACAACATCTACGAAACATTGGTGCGCTACAAGACTAAATCGGTTGGCGGCAAGCTGGAGGGCACGACTACCCTTCAACCCTGGCTGGCCCAGAAGTACACCGCCAGCAACGGCGGCAAGACCTACACGTTCGAGTTACGCAAAAATGTGAAATTTCAAGACGGCACTGCTCTGACTGCCGACGACGTGCAGTTCTCGCTTCAGCGTGTACTGGCCCTTGATCTTGGCCCGGCCAAGCAACTCAAGGACTGCGTAGACCCTGCGGGCATCAAAGTTCTTGATCCGCTCCGTGTTCAAGTTGATCTCAAGAACAGCTGTCCGAGCTTTTTGGCCCTGCTGGCTCAGACCAACACGGGGGCCATCATGAGCAAGGCGTACGTCAATAAGAACGGCGGCGTCAAGCCCGGTCAGCTCAATGATTATCTGAGGACGCACGGCATGGGCACTGGGCCGTTTACGATGGGCGACACCACCGCTGGCGTGAAGTTCGAACTGAACGCCAACCCTAATTACTGGGGCGGAAAACCCAAACTCGCCAAGATCGTTTTCCGGGTGATCAAAGACCTCTCGAACCAGTATTTGCTGCTGCGGCAAGGCCAGCTGGACGTTGTCTATAACCTGCCTTCCGAGCTGCTGGAACAGTCCATGAAGGAATCCAGCTTGACGGTCAACAAGCAGTCGGCCATCGGCGCACAAACCTTGTACATGAACAACACCCAAAAGCCCTTTAACGATCCCAAGGTCAGGCAAGCGCTCATGTACGCTGTCAATCAGCAGGAACTGTCCGACGCGGCGACCTTGGGGATTGCCAAACCCTCACGGAGCGTATTGCCTGGCGCTCTGCCGGGGTACACCGGCAACGAGTGGCCTTACAAAACCAACTTGGATAAAGCCAAGGCGCTGCTCAAAGAAGCTGGCTATCCCAGCGGCTTTGCGAGCACCATCTACTACAACAGTGGCAATGCCGAACGCGAAAAGACGGCTGTCACCCTTCAGGCGCAACTCGCCAAAGTGGGCATCAAGGTCGATGTGCGCTCGGTGGCTTGGCCTACCTTCGTTGACGGGTACCAGACCGGGAAATTCCCCATGTTTGTCGTGAGCAATTTGGCCGCGCCGATTCTCGATCAGTACATGACTCAGAACTTCGATTCGGGCAGCGCCGGGGCGGGGGGCAACTACAGCTTTTACAAAAACCCGGCGGTCGACAAGATGATTGCTCAGCTCTCGGCGACCACCGCCCCAGCAGACCGCAACGCGCTTGCCCGGCGTTTGCAAAAGACCATCAACACCGACCTGCCGCTCGCGCCCCTTTACGACGTCAGCTTGTACTACGTGATGCAGAAATGGGTGAAAGGCTGGACGCTGTATCCCAGCGGCAACTGGTACTTCAAAGATGTCAGCAAGGAGTAG
- a CDS encoding IclR family transcriptional regulator: protein MPPVKTPLYTDPYLVASVDAAFSVLAHIAREPDQSLQEIAGRCQLSVSQTNRLLHTLRMHGYILKTPLKRYRLGYSALNLGHHANHQFPLIEYAAADLDQVWRETQESVHLVQRSGLEVIILDLRESLQNVRVVSEIGKRGPLHLGGSGKVYLAYDDPKLLEQMLALNASAPDTSGHSTLVREIRQIREQGYYVARGDFEAEAFSIAAPILGTQHRIVGSLAISGPLARLTPEHEGKLIASCLAAVSRIGQQIQGKL, encoded by the coding sequence ATGCCCCCTGTCAAGACACCTCTCTATACAGATCCTTACCTTGTCGCTTCGGTCGACGCCGCTTTCTCTGTTCTGGCACATATTGCCCGGGAGCCCGATCAGAGCCTGCAAGAAATTGCAGGGCGCTGTCAGCTGAGCGTGAGTCAGACCAACCGCCTCCTCCATACCCTCCGGATGCACGGGTACATCCTGAAGACGCCACTCAAGCGCTACAGGTTGGGTTACAGCGCACTGAACTTGGGCCACCACGCCAATCATCAGTTTCCCTTGATCGAGTACGCCGCCGCAGACCTCGATCAGGTATGGCGTGAAACTCAAGAAAGTGTTCACTTGGTTCAACGTTCCGGACTAGAAGTGATCATTTTGGATTTGCGCGAATCGCTTCAAAATGTGCGGGTGGTTTCCGAGATCGGCAAACGTGGCCCCCTTCATCTCGGCGGCAGTGGCAAGGTCTACCTCGCTTACGACGATCCAAAGTTGCTGGAGCAGATGCTGGCCCTCAACGCATCAGCTCCAGACACGTCTGGACACTCCACGCTGGTGCGTGAGATCAGGCAAATCAGAGAACAAGGCTACTACGTGGCCAGGGGCGATTTTGAAGCGGAGGCCTTCTCCATCGCGGCTCCCATCTTGGGGACACAGCACCGGATCGTCGGAAGCTTGGCGATCTCGGGGCCTTTGGCACGCCTCACGCCGGAGCACGAAGGCAAACTCATCGCCAGCTGCTTGGCTGCCGTCAGCAGAATTGGGCAGCAGATTCAGGGAAAGCTCTAA
- a CDS encoding S8 family peptidase, translated as MSTTNLPGHSAPRYDYVVSVPLEAGDSRAALEAQLGGTVVTWPGSDCMDETDCVALLGFNRSPAAMQALSTTATRPVFIERNKDVFSGGGVLTASMGGSRSIWASGDIQAWAGGSRSIWASGEYSFLPQNTALWSKINLQAAQALAPNLGAGVTVAVIDTGLDLNHSAFQGSLSDPSTWYDFYAGDALPQDEGTLGTGGYGHGTNVAGIVLQIAPGAKIMPLRVLGPDGSGDVSTIAQAILWAAAKGAGIINLSLGSTENSKVVQDAINKVTAKNVLVVSSAGNANSNKITYPAALAADDNAADFSLSVGSVDLSDRKSSFSNYSDKLEVVGPGENVYAPAPGELMAAWSGTSMAAPMASGALALALGQPIKVKLKDLENTLINSADDVYANNLNKAYKGRLGEKGRLNLTAFLRASLK; from the coding sequence ATGAGCACTACCAATTTACCTGGCCACAGTGCGCCGCGTTATGACTACGTGGTTTCGGTGCCGCTAGAGGCCGGAGACAGCCGCGCAGCGCTGGAAGCTCAGCTCGGTGGCACTGTCGTCACTTGGCCTGGCAGCGACTGCATGGACGAAACCGATTGCGTGGCCCTACTCGGCTTCAACCGCTCGCCCGCCGCTATGCAAGCCCTCAGCACTACCGCTACCCGCCCAGTCTTCATTGAGCGCAACAAAGATGTATTCAGTGGTGGCGGCGTGCTGACCGCTTCTATGGGCGGTTCGCGGAGTATTTGGGCCAGTGGGGACATTCAGGCTTGGGCAGGTGGCTCACGGAGTATCTGGGCCAGCGGAGAATATTCATTTTTACCTCAAAACACGGCCTTGTGGAGCAAGATTAACCTGCAAGCGGCTCAGGCGCTGGCCCCCAATCTGGGTGCGGGCGTCACGGTGGCCGTGATCGATACCGGCTTAGACCTGAATCACTCGGCCTTTCAGGGATCGCTGAGCGACCCGTCCACTTGGTACGACTTCTACGCCGGTGACGCTCTGCCGCAAGACGAGGGCACGCTAGGCACCGGCGGCTACGGCCACGGCACTAACGTTGCAGGGATCGTGCTGCAAATTGCGCCTGGGGCCAAGATCATGCCGCTGCGGGTTCTGGGGCCGGACGGCTCTGGTGACGTGTCCACCATCGCGCAGGCGATCTTGTGGGCAGCAGCCAAAGGAGCCGGCATCATCAACTTGAGTCTCGGCAGCACCGAGAACTCCAAAGTCGTCCAAGACGCCATCAATAAGGTCACCGCCAAGAATGTGCTGGTCGTTTCCTCAGCGGGCAACGCCAACAGCAACAAGATCACTTATCCGGCAGCTTTGGCGGCTGACGACAACGCTGCTGATTTCTCTTTGAGTGTTGGCAGCGTTGATCTGAGCGACCGGAAGTCGAGCTTCTCGAACTATTCAGACAAACTCGAAGTGGTGGGCCCCGGCGAAAATGTCTACGCGCCTGCGCCCGGCGAGTTGATGGCGGCTTGGAGTGGCACGTCGATGGCCGCGCCGATGGCCTCGGGTGCGCTGGCACTGGCGCTGGGCCAGCCCATCAAAGTAAAGCTCAAAGACCTTGAGAACACCCTGATCAACAGCGCCGACGACGTCTACGCCAATAATCTCAACAAAGCCTACAAGGGCAGGCTAGGCGAAAAGGGACGGCTCAATCTGACGGCCTTCCTTAGAGCCAGCCTCAAGTAG